One genomic window of Conger conger chromosome 7, fConCon1.1, whole genome shotgun sequence includes the following:
- the LOC133133748 gene encoding equilibrative nucleoside transporter 2-like produces MKTRNDAPVDRGWLVGVIFFILGLGTLLPWNFFMTATMYFQDRLNTSEWVNGTVTARKEYYFNNWMTLLSQLPLLLFTFLNSFLYQRISEKMRITGSLVCILLLFILTAGLVKTPVENTDTFFSITMATIWFINSFGAVLQGSLFGLVGMLPQKYSAVFMSGQGLAGTFAALAMLLSIYSEAGKETAALGYFITPCVGTLITLLSYILLPHLEFAQFYFNKSKNYEPEPNHELNHELLLKESDETVALGNGKQNGHANGSLPNGTPVHSGHKEAFITLESARTPDKKLSVREVFKKIWVMAFCVTFVFIVTLSVFPAITVEVKTQSEGTKWEVYFIPVCCFLFFNIMDWVGRTITTVVQWPPKESRLFPVLVVSRVIFIPLIMLCNIRNHYYLPALFPQDAAFSIIMLLFSGTSGYCVCLSMSYAPQLVAPKDAETAGALMTFFLALGLSLGAALSFPLRVLV; encoded by the exons ATGAAGACCCGGAACGATGCCCCTGTGGACCG AGGTTGGCTGGTGGGCGTTATATTCTTCATTCTGGGCCTGGGCACTCTCCTTCCCTGGAACTTCTTCATGACTGCAACCATG TACTTCCAGGATCGGCTCAACACGTCGGAATGGGTCAACGGCACGGTCACGGCTCGGAAAGAATACTACTTCAATAACTGGATGACTCTGCTATCCCAACTTCCCCTGTTGCTCTTCACCTTCCTCAACTCCTTCTTGTACCAGCG GATCTCAGAGAAGATGCGGATCACGGGCAGCCTGGTCTGCATCCTGCTGCTCTTCATCCTCACCGCCGGTCTGGTCAAGACCCCTGTGGAGAACACGGACACCTTCTTCTCCATCACCATGGCTACCATCTGGTTCATCAACT ccttCGGGGCCGTGCTGCAGGGCAGTCTGTTCGGCCTGGTGGGGATGCTGCCGCAGAAGTACAGCGCTGTGTTCATGAGCGGTCAGGGCCTGGCCGGCACCTTCGCTGCCCTCGCCATGCTGCTGTCCATATACA GTGAAGCAGGTAAGGAGACGGCAGCCCTGGGCTACTTCATCACCCCCTGTGTGGGCACCCTGATCACCCTACTGAGTTACATCCTGCTGCCACACCTG GAGTTTGCACAGTTCTATTTCAACAAAAGCAAGAACTACGAACCTGAGCCCAACCATGAGCTCAACCATGAGCTCCTGCTTAAAGAAAGTG ATGAGACGGTGGCTCTGGGCAACGGCAAGCAGAACGGCCACGCCAACGGCTCCTTGCCCAACGGCACGCCAGTCCACTCCGGCCACAAGGAGGCCTTCATCACACTGGAGTCGGCCCGCACCCCGGACAAGAAGCTGTCCGTCAGGGAGGTCTTCAAAAAG attTGGGTGATGGCGTTCTGCGTGACGTTTGTCTTCATAGTCACTCTGTCCGTGTTCCCCGCCATAACGGTGGAGGTGAAGACCCAATCCGAAGGAACAAAATGGG AGGTGTACTTCATCCCTGTGTGCTGCTTCCTTTTCTTCAACATCATGGACTGGGTCGGCAGAACCATCACCACGGTGGTCCAGTGG CCCCCGAAGGAGAGTCGTCTGTTCCCGGTGCTGGTGGTGTCGCGTGTGATCTTCATCCCCCTCATCATGCTGTGTAACATCAGGAACCATTACTACCTCCCAGCACTATTCCCCCAGGACGCAGCCTTCTCCATCATCATGCTGCTGTTCTCTGGGACCAGCGGCTACTGTGTCTGCTTGTCTATGAGCTACGCGCCaca GTTGGTGGCGCCCAAAGACGCAGAGACGGCTGGGGCGTTGATGACCTTCTTCCTGGCCTTGGGGCTGTCTTTAGGGGCGGCCCTTTCCTTCCCCCTGAGGGTCCTGGTGTAG